In one window of Brassica rapa cultivar Chiifu-401-42 chromosome A07, CAAS_Brap_v3.01, whole genome shotgun sequence DNA:
- the LOC117126804 gene encoding uncharacterized protein LOC117126804 translates to MNPRVENCNATELRCEKAEEKDLEQLSAKTALGAEERIEQLASSEVTAPDEPIEISPVRVYVPKVPYPIPPRHLMDPISAEQLAGFMKMVRRLPQNISFEHAWEIRPLHLFFKNCRESREKIKALFTEALTASLKVLPNVDDPENLFFLVPLLEWNSRKLFTSWALLMCVNLVSKAIVDELGIVDVEPSHVKLAFTNSSMAVPYRTIHNLPVQVGDCMLHTEFQVVDMSKDHEMPLIFRRSFMATVGANQAIIDLPNKRVSFSNINKKVFYKAVPIRSQIRYASCISMVNGEQLKIVPKVFGKKAEIKEVLDGDPHTDTTKLSGNAKLNEKVHKKRLKGAL, encoded by the exons ATGAATCCTAGGGTTGAGAACTGTAATGCAACAGAGCTGAGATGTGAAAAAGCTGAGGAAAAAGATCTAGAGCAACTGTCTGCTAAGACTGCTCTAGGCGCAGAAGAAAGAATAGAGCAGCTTGCTAGCTCTGAAGTGACTGCTCCCGACGAACCTATTGAGATTTCACCAGTGCGAGTCTATGTTCCTAAGGTTCCAtatccaattccacctagacATTTGATGGATCCCATTAGTGCAGAACAACTGGCCGGGTTTATGaagatggtgagaaggcttcctCAAAATATCTCATTTGAACATGCTTGGGAGATTCGACCATTGCATTTGTTCTTCAAAAACTGCAGAGAATCTCGGGAGAAAATCAAGGCACTCTTTACTGAAGCACTGACAGCATCGCTGAAGGTACTGCCTAATGTTGATGACCCTGAAAATTTGTTTTTCCTTGTTCCATTGCTGGAGTGGAATTCAAGGAAGCTCTTT ACGAGCTGGGCATTGTTGATGTGTGTAAACCTTGTCTCAAAAGCGATTGTAGATGAGCTGGGCATTGTTGATGTTGAGCCTTCTCATGTGAAGCTGGCTTTTACCAACTCTTCCATGGCAGTCCCTTATAGAACTATTCACAATCTTCCTGTCCAGGTTGGGGACTGCATGCTCCATACCGAATTTCAGGTTGTTGATATGAGCAAAgatcatgagatgcctttgatctTTAGGAGGTCATTTATGGCTACAGTTGGAGCAAATCAAGCAATAATCGACCTGCCTAATAAGAGAGTCTccttctccaacatcaacaagaagGTTTTCTACAAGGCTGTCCCAATCAGATCACAAATTCGATACGCCTCTTGCATCTCAATGGTTAATGGAGAACAGTTGAAAATTGTTCCTAAAGTGTTTGGAAAAAAGGCTGAGATCAAAGAAGTCCTGGATGGAGATCCTCACACTGATACAACGAAACTCAGTGGAAATGCAAAGCTGAATGAAAAAGTCCACAAGAAAAGGCTCAAGGGTGCCCTATGA